TACAATTTTTAATATTTTTTTTTGAATTTCCAATGTTGGAAGTTTTAATAAAGCTCTTGCATGTCTTTCAGTTAAGTTATTCTCTAGTAACATAACTCTAATTTCTTTATCGAGTCTAAGAAGTCTAATCTTATTTGCAATAGTAGATTGCTTTTTTCCTATAGTTTCAGCTAGTTTCTCTTGAGTATAAGAATGATCTTTTATTAAATTATAGTATGCTTCTGCTTCTTCTAAAAAATTTAAATTTTCCCTCTGCAAATTTTCTAAAAGTGCAATTGCAGCAGATTCTTTATCACTTATATCTACTATTATTACAGGAACTTCAGTAAGCCCTGCCTTTTTTGCTGCTCTCAGTCTTCTTTCTCCAGCAACTAATTCATATTTATTTTCACCTAATTTTCTTACTGACAATGGTTGAACTATTCCATATGAACTTATAGATTGAGCTAACTCCTCTAAACTTTCTTCATTAAAATATTTTCTTGGTTGATATACATTAGGTAAAATTAAATCTACGGGTATATAATTAACGTTCTTTTGCATATTTAACCATCCCTCTTATGTTTCCTATTATTTAACATTTCTTCACCGTTTTATAAAATCCTTCTAATTTATATGATTTTCATTCTACAAATTATTACATTTATTTTAGTGGTTTTTTGGAAACCATACCTGCTTTTCTTGGATACATATTCGGTGTTCTCTTGATTTTTTTTATTACAACTAAATTATGATTAAGATCATCATTTTCTATTTTTATTATATCCACTATTTTACCACCTAAAATACTAACAGCTTTTTTACTTTCTTTAATCTCATCCTCAACAGA
The genomic region above belongs to Clostridium sp. AWRP and contains:
- the noc gene encoding nucleoid occlusion protein — encoded protein: MQKNVNYIPVDLILPNVYQPRKYFNEESLEELAQSISSYGIVQPLSVRKLGENKYELVAGERRLRAAKKAGLTEVPVIIVDISDKESAAIALLENLQRENLNFLEEAEAYYNLIKDHSYTQEKLAETIGKKQSTIANKIRLLRLDKEIRVMLLENNLTERHARALLKLPTLEIQKKILKIVIKKSLNVKKTEELINKELDKLTSNKKNKRKKIKGIFSPKVYINTIKQIFDKYGLNAKYTSEDSDEEVQIIITIPKK